The following nucleotide sequence is from Candidatus Zixiibacteriota bacterium.
GCGCGCTCTTCGATTCGATGACGGTCGGCGAAAACGTCGGATTCTATCTCTTGGAACACACCGACCAATCGATGGAGGAGATCGAAATCAAAGTCCGCGAAACATTGCAGTTCATGAACCTGTCCGAGGATCTGATCGATATTACGCCGGACGAACTCTCCGGCGGGATGCAGCGACGGGTCGCGATCGGGCGCGCGGTCGCGGCGATCGATCCGCTCATCATGCTCTATGATGAACCGACCACGGGGCTGGACCCCATCTCGACAAAAGCGATCACCGAAATGATCGTCAAGCTTCGCGATGTCAAGGGGGTCACCTCGATTGTCGTCACGCATCAAATTGCCGATGCATTCGAAGTCAGCGATCACTTTATCGTCCTGCAGCAGGGGGTGGTCGCCTTCGACGGCACCGCCGAAGAACTGGTGCGCTCCCGGCAGCCGCAAGTGCGCTCGTTTTTGACTCCGTTCATTCACTCCATCGAACGCATGCCGGCTATGCATCACGGAGAATCATGAAAATTCTGTTCTTGTGCACGGGGAACTCGTGCCGGTCGCAGATGGCCGAGGGGTTTGCCCTTCACTACGCCGGCTCCGGGGTCGCCGTCGCATCGGCGGGAATCGAAGCGCATGGTCTCAATCCCCGGGCGGTGACGGTCATGGCCGAAGCGGGCATCGACATCAGCGGCCATACCTCCGATGTCTTCTCGGTGGATTCCGTTGGTCCCAGTGACCTTGTTGTGACCG
It contains:
- a CDS encoding ATP-binding cassette domain-containing protein, whose translation is MIRLENVTFGYRDSAVLRNVSFQVERGKTLVIFGISGSGKSTILKLLAGLVRPQTGRIIVNETDMTGLRESEWQELRRQIGFVFQGGALFDSMTVGENVGFYLLEHTDQSMEEIEIKVRETLQFMNLSEDLIDITPDELSGGMQRRVAIGRAVAAIDPLIMLYDEPTTGLDPISTKAITEMIVKLRDVKGVTSIVVTHQIADAFEVSDHFIVLQQGVVAFDGTAEELVRSRQPQVRSFLTPFIHSIERMPAMHHGES